The following coding sequences are from one Anguilla anguilla isolate fAngAng1 chromosome 12, fAngAng1.pri, whole genome shotgun sequence window:
- the LOC118209992 gene encoding rho-related GTP-binding protein RhoG-like — MQSIKCVVVGDGAVGKTCLLISYTTNAFPKEYIPTVFDNYSAQVTVDTRTVSLNLWDTAGQEEYDRLRTLSYPQTNVFVICFSIASPPSYENVKHKWHPEVTHHCPSVPILLVGTKKDLRADPEVLKKLKEQNQTTITQQQGAALARQIHAIKYLECSALNQDGIKEVFSEAVKAFLNPQPAPGKKPCVLL, encoded by the coding sequence ATGCAGAGCAttaagtgtgtggtggtgggggacgGAGCAGTGGGGAAGACCTGCCTCCTCATTTCCTACACGACCAACGCCTTCCCCAAAGAGTACATCCCCACCGTCTTCGACAACTACAGCGCCCAGGTGACCGTGGACACCCGGACAGTCAGCCTAAACCTGTGGGACACGGCGGGCCAGGAGGAGTACGATCGCCTGCGCACGCTGTCCTACCCGCAGACCAACGTCTTCGTCATCTGCTTCTCCATCGCCAGCCCGCCCTCCTACGAGAACGTCAAGCACAAGTGGCACCCGGAGGTGACCCACCACTGCCCCAGCGTGCCCATCCTGCTGGTGGGCACCAAGAAGGACCTGCGGGCCGACCCGGAGGTGCTGAAGAAGCTGAAGGAGCAGAACCAGACCACCATCACCCAGCAGCAGGGGGCGGCGCTGGCGAGGCAGATCCACGCCATCAAGTACCTGGAGTGCTCCGCCCTCAACCAGGACGGCATCAAGGAGGTGTTCTCTGAGGCCGTGAAGGCGTTCCTCAACCCCCAGCCCGCCCCTGGCAAAAAGCCTTGCGTGCTTTTGTAG